AGGACTTTGAAGGGGTGGCGGAGTTTGCGCAGTACCAGCAGTTCAGGGTGGCCAGCGAGCGGCTGCGCTACCGGCTGACGGTGGGAGGATACTTCGGTACCGCAGGTGATGCTCTCCGCTTCAACAAGAGGTACGACCATAACCACAGGGCCTTCACCACCCCGGACAGAGACCACGACCGGTATCCATCCGGGAACTGCGGGGTCTACTATAGCTCCGGGTGGTGGTTTGACGCCTGCATGGCTGCAAACCTCAACGGGAGATACTACGAGGGGAGATACAAGGGAGTCAGGGATGGGATCTTCTGGGGGACGTGGCACAACATCTCCACAGAGTATTACCCCACTAATGACAGACAGTCCTTTAAATCAGTCCGGATGATGATCAGACCAAAGGGCTTTGCACCATGAAGCTGGGACTCTGCTCCGGGGCGTTTTTGGGAAAAGCATCAAAGGGCTAAATTTCAACCATAAGCTCCTAAAATATTCCATAAAAATTATTGTTACTCTGCTTATTTACCAGCTGTTGACACAATGCTGCCGCCTTGTGGTGACTGACTTTGCAGTAGCGTTTTGTTGAAAGGATGATATGACAATAACTGAGGATGTACATACTAGTTCCAGAGGTCATAGTCCTGAAtgcattttatcttttataACATTATTATGTCTTCATAACATTTTTCTAGAGAGTGGAATCTGCTTAGCTGAGGGAAGTTCTCCTGTGAAGAGTTATTTTTTATATCAGTAAAGACAGACGGAATCTGACGGGTATAcagattttatattgcagtactGGAAGGCCAGCTGATTGTTGACAGAGGCTGTTTGGGATGTTTAAGAACTGCctacttttgttttgttaatacgaataaaattaatttacacAAAACTTTGCActtgtttggtttttattttttgttttaactgcGAACCAGACAGTCAAACCAACAACATTGCTGCTGTAGTTTAGAGAGACTTCAGACACAAATTCCCTACAGCCTTTGCGGCGACATAAGCCTGCTGATTGGACAAGGCCAGAAGAGGGGCGGGTCAACGTTTACACAAGACTGTATATCCGGTCTGTGAAGTTTATTAGAATAGCAGGAAATGAGAGCAGAAGTGAAAAGTTACACCTtccacataaaaaataaagccataaatgaataaaaacttgTGGTAATTTCATCTGAAGGGGTTCGTTGGTACTCAGAAAGCTCCAGATTTAATGCGAACCAAAAATGCTGATTTGTTTGAAAGTCTGTTTTATAATGATCTATTCCTAAAGAATCTGCAATAGACTGAACTGACAGTAGACTATACAGTAGAGGTCAAGGGTtcagaagatgtgtccaaacgtaggactggtagtgtatatatttatttatttattgtgtgtttttattctttattcttatTGTTTCGGTCTGGAACAGGTGCACAATGCATTTCACTGCGGATTATACTAcgtataattgtgtttgtgataaataaaagTCTTGAATCTTGAGCATCTAAAATGTTTACTGTATCAGTCCAGTGTTTGCATGTTGCATACACCTAAATTAACTTTTTGTTTAATCAAATTGCTGCACAGCAAACCTGCGGGTGCTAATATTCCAACATAATGGTGCACATTCAACACAAAGGGGGAGGAAACCTGgccttaatttaaaaaaacaaacaaaacagaaggtATTTAAGGTGACATACCGTAAGttcctttagttttttttttttttttacagaaaaataaactaagGCCTAGTTCAGATCAAAAATTACATCATCGATACCTGCATGATTCGTTACATAAAACTGAGAGAACATGGGTTATATACTATTTATCATATTATGTCTTCTGCATTTCTACAGGACTTATTAATATCAGCATatactttaaaaatgtccacCCTGTCAGGTAGGGCTTGGTGACAGGGAGGACATTTTCGGCTGAAGTTAGCATCTAAGAAGCACACGGTGGACCATCAGCTAGCAAAGTGACTGAATGCTGAAGTGGACTACCAGCTGTTCTTCAAATACATTTAGAATTTCTGTGACAGGATGAACAGGTTAAGTTTGACGTCTAACTCCAAACATAATATggtgaaaatgaggaaaaataagCATAGATACTCGCTGTACTTGCAGCAGTTGTTTCAACGTCCATTAAAGAAAGACAAATTGGGGTGTTAATGCCACTGATTACATCAGCTGGTTTCTTAAAGGGGCAATTATCCCATGATGACAAGGTGGATGGCAGTTTCAGGGATGTGtacaaaatgtttaataaaattatttttaaaaaggggaaaaaaattctaaatgacTTGTTTTTACCAAATAACCTGGtaagaataataaaaacatttaaaaagtgctttgattttgtgtcatttaatgtCTTATTTCACTGCTTGAAGTCAGCAGGTACACACAACCAAAGAAAATGGtataaaatcaccaaaagacattttaagaaaATTGTCTTTCTACTGATTTGTGTGTTAATGTATAGATATTTGTATTAgcatttaaagtttttattattttgtagcATGTTAagcctgtaaaacccactgttgcaaaaaatacatcagttttatttttttattatttttgtcattttatcatttattcttatagttttattatttctattttattatatttgtgtgatatatatattattcattatttatacagatgctatttttttttttcctatatttgggttttacagggttaatgaTAACTTAGTGATTCTGATGAGGACGCCAAAGGGTGTGTTTTCGTAATACTGAACTTGGAACTAATAACTCTAGGCGTTTGTGCACAGGTGCTTTTATTCTGGAATCTCATCCCGGAAGTTCCTGATCATGTTGTACATCAGTAGCAGCAGGTTGTGATCATGGCTGTGATCTGTATCAGCGCATGTTGACTGAATGACAGCGTGTTTATGTCggtgctttgtgtttttcagcgTGAAGTGTGGATGAACCTCTTTACCTCACGGTGACCGACATGTTTTGGAGATCAGCGGGTCAGCGGGGATCTGTGCTTCTCCACCGGTGCTGGTCCCTCACCTCTCCCCGGTGTCCTTTGCTCTCTCCACGGTCCTTCTCCGGCTCTGCTCCTGACCGGTGTGCCGCACAGGAGGAGCCTCTGAGGCGGTGGGCTCTGGCCGTGAGCCCCTTCACCACGGTGCGGGCTCGGCTGGCCTGCAGCATCTCCGTCTGCCCGCTGGACCCGCACCGGTACCCGGAGGCTGACCGAGCCTTCATCACCGTCCACGGGACAGACGGAGAGCAGGAGGTCGGTCTGGATCACCTGCAGGTCCGCTATGATGAACAGAGCAAAGAGCTGCTGATCTCCGCTGAGAAGGTCACCAGCGACGTGTCCATTGAGATGTCTGCACCCATCAAAAGCAGTGAGTGTCTAATGGGAAAAAATGAGGCAGTTATGGATGAAAATCACACACAACCACCTCTGTAGCAGAACCAGAAGTCCATTCTTAGTGTGTgtactgtctgtgtgtgtgtttatgtcagATCTTTTCATCACTGCACAAGGAAAAGGCAACGTGCAAGTGAAGAAGATGGAGAGTGACATCTGCAAGGTGCAAACAGAAAAGGGCAACTGTGTTCTGCACTCTGTCAAGGTGGGTGatggcaaaataaaataaccCTTACTGATGGAGATGTATAAAAGAGAAGTGGTGTTTGGATGCTGACACACTGCGAGTTCAGATCAAATCAAATTTCTTTATAAAGCACTTCAAAACAACCAGAGTCGACCAAGGTGCTGTACACAAGCGTAAAAACATGATCGAAggataaaaacaatataaaaaagataaaaacaatagAACTAGGTAAAAATAATAGAACTAAaagcaaaatacacaataaaaacatcaacaatagACAGACTGGCCTGCCCATCCCAGATAAAAACCTATgtgcacatgaaaacaacaaacctacGTGGTGTGAAATGCCAAAGAAAAGAGGTGAGTTTTAAGAAAGGTTTTAAAATCAGACAGTGAAGAGGACTGTCTGATGTGCAGCGGCAACTCATTCCACAGTTTTGGAGCTGCAACGGAAAACGCTCGATCCCCTCTGAGCTTCAGCCTTGTTTTGGGCACTCTGAGGAGCAGCCATGGGAGTTCAGTCTTTGAATTTTAACCTGACGAATGCACTATTTTAAGttatttctttataaatatgaatataaaaTCTGAGCAAGATAAGTTCATCTCACTTTTTTCTACACCTAACCTATTTTTCACATTGCAGAGGAAGGTTGGACGTTAGCTGCAATCACATGTACGCTGAATGTCATAGTAATGTGGGCGACTGAATGTTTTTATAGCCCGGGAAAAGAGATGCAGGTGTTGGTGTGGAGGAAAAGTTCAGGATAATAAGAGCAAAATCTGCTGTCAGTACTCCtgacacaaacactgaaatttCTGTCCATATCCTAATTATACCTTGTCTAAACTACAGCAACTTACAATAAAACTAGAACATGTGTTATCATATTTTGTTAATTAACTGACCCAATAAAATTATTTGATGACTATTACCTCAGATGCACAGGCTTAATGGTACCACTGGCATAAAGCATAAACAGGATCCACAACCATATGACATACAATCTGTATCATCACATATCATGTAACCTGTACTggcttatgtgtgtgtgttgggggaaaagtaacaaaaaaaaacccttccaGTGCCTCCTATAACACTTATTTTAGTTGAATTATAGCACAGAAGATGAGTTGTGCACTACTGATGCAACTTTCACTCATGGTTACGATGattataaatgttttttctaaGGTTTTGGTGAAATATTGCCTAGTAAACAGTACTTACAACCTGACATAGAGGTCACAAGTAGATGGGTCAATAATTAATTGAGGGACTTtagaagtccatgggatatgtCTTACtggcatttttattaaaagtaccaaaaaatatatgttcattatgttcatgtctttacaaattccagaattatttatgatggaaacaatcacttcttaataaaaaaatgactggatatcactaaaatgtcaactaaataaactaatttaacaacaaccatcttctaattagctaaacaataataaaatgagctgattcaaaaacagttttgattgtgttctttttattaagttgagataatcatgacagatatttcttttttggctatatatatcaaattttatctGGACGGTAACAGATTGTATCTGtgttcaactaagttccccgttactAAAACACGTctgcaggaagtgtgttaattccagatcacatgacctgctccacatgatgtcatttcctcctgaagaaaagactggccagaccccaaggctttctgagttaatTAATATGAAGTAGTCGACAGGTTTACTGTaagatcttcaaaaaataactttcaatttcaattttactgaattgtatatataatatttagaagaatctttctgttaaaattccatgtgctgtttggttgtaggcggccatgctgattttaggcctgaaaacagcaaaaatgtcaactatgatacaaaaagtacCACAATTATATATTTGCTCTGATGCTGCTTAATTTTCTATGGTCTATAATTCAAACATTTCGGGAACACGAGGCTGTTATTGTAGAACTGGGAGTACTTGCTGTATTTATAACATAAAGGAACATGTTTCATACTGACTCTCTTCACTCCTCTCACCGTTCGTCGTATCTCAGGGTCATCAGGTTGAGGTTCAGTCCCACGGAGGACATGTCACAGGCGTGGGCACCATCCATGGCAACGTGGACATCAGCACACGAGGAGACAGTGTAAGGAGGACAGCGTTGTTGTGACTTCTTTGTCTTATACTCAGCAGTCATTAgggggcagcagcagcctgataTATGTGTTAACAGCTGAGGTTTGATATTACCTTTTAGATCTGACGACATAAAACAGCTAAAACCAGGCATCACCTGTCTGATTGCTTGTGCAGTGATGAGTTGCATGTCTGCAGGCTGTGGATGTCAAGAAGCTCCAGGGCACCAGGATGAATGTTTCCACCGAGCACGGCCCTCTGAAGGTCAAAGCCATCTACGCCGAGTCCAGCTGCATCTCCTCCAGCTCTGGCAGAGTGGAACTGGGACACGTACATGGTGAGTAAACAGCAGCATCCGTCTGTACGAAATCCTTCTCTTTAccatttgtgtggttttgtgctGCAGCCAAATGTGAGtgcagaaagaaggaaaaggtGGAAAGGAACTAAGTGGAAAAAAGTTCTTGGACACCCCATACATGTTTATtggtcttcaagtgcaatttcttttattGCAATCACAGccataaaactaaacaaatccttaaaaaaaaaaaaaagccattgaaaacgattggttccataaaaataagaaattttgagtgtTGGGTTGTTTTGGTAGGACTtacttttgttagtttttcttatgaacagtaaacaaaaaatatataatttgtatttgtttgtgtctgtcaaatgcagccacaccttttgaaagacaaaaaatatttttccacaaatatttcatgttaaTATTAAAGATTGTGTAAAAATTTTATGGTAGTCTGAAAACtgttttccaccactgtactgtaaaaaatgacatttttctttcctggtgcattttaaaatgaattattattattattagtagtagtagttatagtattattattattcattatttgaCCGCTATTGTTACTAATTTCTAAGTAGACAAAGACATTATATACTGAACACAGCAAACATCTCTTATCTTTCCATTTCTGAGTTGTaaaagtcttgttttctttagaaaaataaaaactcaatcTATTAGTGTGGTTAAATCACTACAATCTGTtcccaataataataataata
This window of the Acanthochromis polyacanthus isolate Apoly-LR-REF ecotype Palm Island chromosome 8, KAUST_Apoly_ChrSc, whole genome shotgun sequence genome carries:
- the fam185a gene encoding protein FAM185A, with translation MFWRSAGQRGSVLLHRCWSLTSPRCPLLSPRSFSGSAPDRCAAQEEPLRRWALAVSPFTTVRARLACSISVCPLDPHRYPEADRAFITVHGTDGEQEVGLDHLQVRYDEQSKELLISAEKVTSDVSIEMSAPIKSNLFITAQGKGNVQVKKMESDICKVQTEKGNCVLHSVKGHQVEVQSHGGHVTGVGTIHGNVDISTRGDSAVDVKKLQGTRMNVSTEHGPLKVKAIYAESSCISSSSGRVELGHVHGNTTVKNISGDTVIDGSSGSLKVSSHSGVIDVYVGDGGSAELHSQDGAVSVRVPSSLNVGVELRGASVDISPEVVLHELENNINESNTTVTGYMNGESAADRWVKAQADRGSVRLKTQSWFESLKLGG